A region from the Alnus glutinosa chromosome 5, dhAlnGlut1.1, whole genome shotgun sequence genome encodes:
- the LOC133869523 gene encoding putative F-box/LRR-repeat protein 23, which yields MEPPPDLADGFPNWLELPRDVTASILLRLGVAEILTSVQMVCSPWRNLFKDPSMWRTVDMRNRGDWDISYDIEMMCRHAVDRSCGQLVDINVEYFGTDELLRHIADSSSQLKRLRLHCDDDISDEGLSEVAAKLSLLEELAISHCSLSKEALKAVGRCCPLLKSLKFNNEGYRTPHIECDEEALAIAKNMPGLRHLQLFGNKLTNDGVQAILDGCPHLESLDLRQCFNVTLAGNLGRRCAEQIKDLRRPLDPTDDYEFDAELHDYGSFDDDYPSGSSDIDHLLNSYGYYEFSDSSNSDYDDQDYDDFTNYRDIYDPDFDFD from the exons ATGGAACCTCCACCTGACCTGGCAGACGGGTTCCCCAATTGGCTGGAGCTGCCCCGCGACGTGACGGCGTCGATCCTGCTGAGACTGGGCGTCGCCGAGATCCTGACGAGCGTGCAGATGGTGTGCTCGCCGTGGCGCAACCTCTTCAAAGACCCGTCGATGTGGCGCACTGTCGACATGCGCAACCGCGGCGACTGGGATATCTCCTACGACATCGAGATGATGTGCCGCCACGCCGTCGATCGCAGCTGCGGCCAGTTGGTCGATATCAACGTCGAGTACTTTGGCACCGACGAGCTCCTCAGGCACATCGCTGACAG TTCAAGTCAGCTCAAACGCCTTCGACTACATTGCGATGATGACATTTCAGATGAGGGATTGAGTGAAGTGGCTGCAAAACTTTCATTACTAGAGGAGCTTGCCATTTCACATTGTTCATTGTCAAAAGAAGCTTTGAAAGCTGTGGGCCGGTGTTGCCCTCTTTTGAAATCACTCAAATTTAACAACGAGGGGTATAGAACTCCTCACATAGAGTGTGATGAGGAGGCACTTGCTATTGCAAAGAACATGCCAGGATTGCGCCACCTCCAACTTTTCGGAAATAAGCTGACTAATGACGGCGTGCAGGCCATCCTTGATGGTTGTCCTCACCTTGAATCACTTGATCTACGCCAATGTTTCAATGTCACTCTGGCAGGGAATTTGGGAAGAAGATGTGCTGAACAGATTAAAGACTTGCGGCGTCCCCTTGATCCCACTGATGATTATGAATTTGATGCTGAACTTCATgattatggttcttttgatgACGACTACCCATCTGGGTCGTCGGACATAGATCATTTGTTAAATAGTTATGGGTATTATGAATTCTCAGATAGCAGCAACTCCGACTACGACGACCAAGACTACGATGACTTCACCAACTATAGAGATATTTATGACCcagattttgattttgactAG
- the LOC133867629 gene encoding uncharacterized protein LOC133867629 — translation MINDTFLLYIAYSSISDHSVFLLLIDPFSFIFCINIVMSRARAFSSPDLAPPPSTSHIEMPEECSLEGIASNIKLLLKLIQDHSEASTKEHDDRKVQRVAGMIKIIDDAKSRIEKCQSSGKKELRRCNTDLRPNAPRVNKTSNEPITDEKERLRKELNASLAARKSLEIMCSSLGKEKEIMASELSKKVQELCGMEELISDLKAQNEMLLRKVQTCVEEHIEKKCNRGEAAQGNAGLHERNRALSEQLLKSLDGYRSLKRKFKEAKEENIGILATMEEMGMGVQAGLDRVRSFRQQMASRNEKEVDIEEISALENMFESFNIKISKHGHKKSTHRVKTQI, via the exons ATGATCAATGATACATTTCTTCTATACATTGCCTATTCTTCCATTTCAGACCACAGTGTTTTTCTTCTCCTTATAGATCCTTTCTCCTTCATCTTCTGCATAAATATTGTGATGAGCCGCGCTCGAGCATTTTCATCTCCAGACCTTGCGCCTCCTCCTTCCACAAGTCATATCGAAATGCCAGAAGAGTGTTCTTTAGAAG GTATCGCAAGCAATATAAAGCTGCTACTGAAACTAATCCAAGATCACAGTGAGGCAAGCACAAAAGAACATGATGACCGAAAGGTGCAAAGGGTGGCCGGAATGATAAAGATCATCGATGATGCTAAATCCCGGATTGAAAAATGTCAATCTAGTGGCAAGAAGGAGCTCAGGCGGTGCAACACAGATCTTAGGCCTAATGCACCAAGGGTCAACAAAACGTCCAATGAACCGATAACCGATGAGAAAGAAAGGCTAAGAAAAGAGCTCAACGCGAGCTTGGCGGCGCGGAAGAGCCTTGAAATAATGTGTTCAAGTTTGGGGAAGGAGAAGGAGATTATGGCGTCGGAGCTTTCGAAAAAGGTTCAAGAATTGTGTGGAATGGAGGAACTTATCAGTGATCTCAAAGCTCAAAACGAGATGTTGTTGCGCAAAGTACAGACATGTGTGGAAGAGCACATAGAGAAGAAGTGTAATAGGGGAGAGGCGGCTCAGGGGAATGCAGGCCTCCATGAGAGAAACAGAGCACTTTCAGAGCAACTGCTGAAGTCGCTTGACGGGTATCGATCCTTGAAGAGGAAGTTCAAAGAAGCCAAAGAGGAAAACATTGGAATTCTTGCAACAATGGAGGAAATGGGGATGGGAGTTCAAGCTGGCCTTGACAGAGTACGCAGCTTCAGGCAACAGATGGCCTCAAGGAATGAAAAAGAAGTGGATATTGAAGAGATTTCAGCCCTGGAGAACATGTTTGAAAGCTTTAACATAAAGATATCAAAGCATGGGCACAAGAAGAGTACTCATCGTGTCAAAACCCAAATCTGA